Proteins encoded within one genomic window of Sulfurovum sp. XGS-02:
- the cynS gene encoding cyanase, with translation MKKIEMTETIVLARKSAKMSWETLAEKVGLSATFLTSACLGMNSLKKEPAEKLCEVLGLDEEVAITLQEYPNKTWDFTIPQDPLVYRLYEVVGVYGETIKEIVGEKFGDGIMSAIDFSLDIDKEANPLGDRVVITMNGKFLPYKSW, from the coding sequence ATGAAAAAAATAGAAATGACTGAAACGATCGTCCTGGCAAGAAAAAGTGCCAAGATGAGCTGGGAAACGTTGGCTGAAAAAGTTGGGCTCTCAGCAACTTTCCTCACTTCAGCCTGTTTAGGAATGAACAGCTTAAAAAAAGAGCCTGCAGAAAAACTGTGTGAAGTACTTGGTTTAGATGAAGAGGTTGCGATCACTTTACAGGAATATCCTAACAAAACCTGGGATTTTACGATACCTCAAGATCCTCTTGTCTATCGTCTCTATGAAGTGGTAGGTGTGTATGGTGAAACGATCAAAGAGATCGTGGGTGAAAAGTTCGGAGATGGTATTATGAGTGCCATTGATTTCTCTTTAGATATAGACAAAGAAGCGAATCCATTGGGTGACAGGGTTGTGATCACCATGAATGGTAAATTCCTGCCTTATAAATCATGGTAG
- a CDS encoding formate/nitrite transporter family protein — translation MSYLAPTEFVKKMVDSGESKVYMSTKDTLIRAYMAGAILALAAVFAITVAMKTGSGLVGAAFFPVGFIMLYLMSFDLLTGVFVLVPLAWIDKRPGVTVGQILRNWGLVGLGNLAGALTVAVMSAFIFTYGFDTDGGAIAQKVAGIGEARTLGYQAHGVGGWFTVFIRGMLCNWMVAMGVVGAMISTSVSGKAIAMWMPIMLFFFMGFEHSIVNMFLFPFSLIMGGDFTVVDYLLWNEVPVALGNLTGGLLFTGLTLYATHVKTGAKRELNNASFKSKDASAA, via the coding sequence ATGTCTTATTTAGCACCTACAGAATTTGTGAAAAAAATGGTTGATTCTGGAGAATCAAAAGTATATATGTCTACGAAAGATACACTGATCCGTGCTTACATGGCGGGAGCAATTTTAGCACTAGCGGCTGTATTTGCAATTACTGTTGCGATGAAAACAGGTTCAGGTCTTGTCGGTGCAGCATTCTTCCCTGTCGGGTTTATTATGCTCTATCTAATGAGCTTTGATCTATTGACAGGTGTATTTGTATTGGTGCCACTGGCGTGGATCGATAAACGACCGGGAGTAACTGTAGGTCAAATACTCAGAAACTGGGGTCTGGTAGGACTTGGTAACCTTGCAGGTGCCTTAACGGTTGCTGTGATGAGTGCATTCATCTTTACCTACGGTTTTGATACAGATGGTGGTGCAATTGCGCAAAAAGTGGCAGGTATAGGTGAAGCAAGAACATTAGGTTATCAGGCACACGGTGTTGGTGGTTGGTTTACTGTATTCATCCGTGGAATGCTTTGTAACTGGATGGTAGCAATGGGTGTTGTGGGTGCAATGATCTCTACATCAGTAAGTGGTAAAGCAATCGCTATGTGGATGCCGATCATGCTCTTCTTCTTCATGGGCTTTGAACACTCGATCGTTAACATGTTCCTTTTCCCATTCTCTTTGATCATGGGTGGTGACTTTACAGTAGTAGATTACCTTCTTTGGAATGAGGTTCCGGTTGCACTTGGTAACTTGACAGGGGGTCTTCTCTTTACGGGTCTGACACTTTATGCAACACACGTAAAAACAGGAGCAAAACGTGAATTGAACAATGCTTCATTCAAATCAAAGGACGCTTCAGCTGCATAA
- a CDS encoding SPFH domain-containing protein, which translates to MEVLNIVIILVIALIVTLYKGINIVPQGEEWVVERLGKFSRTLTPGLNLIIPYIETIRERVSTRDLILDIPEQEVITKDNAVIHTNAVTFARVTNPRDAIYGIEDFRTAIQQLVMTTLRSILGEMDLDEALSNREHIKAKLKDSIIDDVADWGVTVKSVEIQDINPSESMQDSMERQAAAERERRAIETTAEGNKNAAILEADGKLEAAKREAQAQIALANASGEAINIITQNIKDNELPAMFLLGDRYISTLEEMSKSPNSKFVVYPADLQEAIKGMLGNVFKK; encoded by the coding sequence TTGTTACACTCTACAAAGGGATCAATATCGTACCTCAAGGTGAAGAGTGGGTGGTAGAGCGATTGGGGAAATTCAGCCGTACACTTACTCCAGGGCTCAACCTCATTATCCCTTATATTGAAACGATCCGGGAGCGTGTCTCTACCCGTGACCTCATTCTTGATATCCCTGAACAGGAAGTCATCACAAAAGACAATGCTGTGATACATACCAACGCGGTCACCTTTGCGCGTGTGACCAACCCCCGTGATGCGATCTACGGTATCGAGGATTTCCGTACGGCAATACAGCAGCTAGTCATGACCACACTGCGTTCGATCCTTGGTGAAATGGATCTGGATGAGGCACTCTCCAACCGTGAACACATCAAAGCCAAACTGAAAGACTCGATCATAGATGATGTAGCAGACTGGGGTGTGACAGTGAAGTCTGTCGAGATACAAGATATCAATCCAAGTGAGTCGATGCAAGACTCGATGGAGAGGCAAGCAGCTGCAGAGAGAGAAAGACGTGCCATTGAAACCACTGCAGAGGGTAACAAAAATGCTGCTATTTTAGAAGCAGACGGTAAACTTGAAGCAGCGAAAAGAGAAGCACAGGCGCAGATCGCTCTGGCCAATGCTTCAGGCGAAGCAATCAACATCATCACACAGAACATCAAAGATAATGAACTCCCGGCCATGTTCCTCCTTGGTGACCGTTACATCAGTACACTTGAAGAGATGAGCAAGAGTCCAAACTCTAAATTCGTTGTCTATCCTGCCGACCTCCAGGAAGCGATAAAAGGAATGTTAGGGAATGTCTTCAAGAAATAA